The following proteins are encoded in a genomic region of Huiozyma naganishii CBS 8797 chromosome 9, complete genome:
- the RCK1 gene encoding putative serine/threonine protein kinase RCK1 (similar to Saccharomyces cerevisiae RCK1 (YGL158W) and RCK2 (YLR248W); ancestral locus Anc_1.390) translates to MLGGLEKLFNNTFEKSPFTAESYNVNATTTFNEPFEFDCVANNNNYNYNGMYLNQNVDIGDLENRYFTTSPPSIGSDVSFTMQEPTDQQSNNYGSSSSSVTQSPMKFPIMVQREAIPEDYFPEQEELENYTLIKQIGQGAFAKVFKAVPSRNGSRAYLLNNYREVAIKVARKPVAANGNDPMVEQLQSHSRHHQHHQHHHHHHHHRGNKKTPKTTKPEEIMSEVAIHRTVSQGTPQIVQFLDFQESPSYYFVVLEKVDGGELFDQIIKYTYLSEDLSRHVIRQVALAVKHLHVHGVVHRDIKPENILFEPIQYVPSERQHFRKSDDRSTKVDEGMFFHGIGGGGIGTVKLTDFGLSKLIYETKTNTPCGTLGYTAPEVIREDNYSMKVDMWGIGCVLYTILCGFPPFFDDEPSLLRKNICEGNYTFLEPWWNEISIDAKRCVSRLLEVDPARRYDVDDLLNDPWLNSSNYDAQAPCEDDLETIMGPPSVSLHSNDTTTTPVPSVSRADRTTMLHNAFVQSNDVQRSRDDKRQVILDTGMIAPATQQTRQYIGEQRFQQNGVSNFLGLNLQGSSLWRKRNHGIANQMRHSPLDNQFTC, encoded by the coding sequence ATGTTAGGAGGTTTAGAAAAGCTATTCAACAACACATTCGAAAAAAGCCCGTTCACGGCGGAAAGTTACAATGTCAATGCCACCACGACTTTCAATGAGCCATTCGAGTTCGATTGTGTcgccaacaacaacaactacaactacaacgGGATGTACTTGAACCAGAATGTCGATATTGGGGATCTGGAGAATAGGTACTTCACTACCTCTCCACCTTCTATTGGTTCTGATGTTTCCTTCACGATGCAGGAACCTACTGATCAACAGAGTAACAATTACGGatcctcttcgtcatcgGTCACACAGTCACCAATGAAATTCCCAATCATGGTGCAAAGAGAGGCTATCCCTGAGGATTACTTTCCAGAACAAGAGGAACTTGAAAATTATACACTGATCAAACAAATCGGTCAAGGTGCTTTCgcaaaagttttcaaagcTGTCCCCTCGAGAAACGGGTCCAGAGCATACCTTTTGAATAATTATAGAGAGGTCGCCATTAAAGTCGCTAGGAAACCTGTGGCAGCTAATGGGAACGACCCAATGgttgaacaacttcaatCTCATAGTCgacaccaccagcaccaccagcaccaccatcaccaccatcaTCACAGggggaacaagaagaccCCCAAGACAACAAAACCAGAGGAGATAATGAGTGAGGTTGCCATACATAGAACCGTGTCTCAGGGGACCCCACAGATTGTCCAATTTTTGGACTTCCAAGAATCACCATCGTActattttgttgttttaGAGAAAGTAGATGGAGGTGAATTGTTCGACCAGATTATCAAGTACACCTACCTCTCCGAGGATCTATCCAGACATGTCATCAGACAAGTCGCACTTGCGGTAAAGCATTTGCATGTCCATGGGGTAGTCCACAGAGATATCAAACCAGAAAACATCCTATTTGAACCGATCCAATACGTCCCATCTGAGAGACAACATTTCAGGAAATCGGATGATAGGTCCACAAAAGTCGATGAGGGGATGTTTTTCCATGGgattggtggtggtgggaTTGGTACTGTCAAATTGACGGATTTCGGTCTCTCCAAATTGATCTACGAAACGAAAACGAACACTCCCTGTGGTACTTTGGGATACACAGCACCAGAGGTCATTCGCGAGGACAATTACTCCATGAAGGTAGACATGTGGGGGATTGGATGCGTGCTTTACACCATATTATGTGGATTCCCACCATTCTTTGACGACGAACCAAGTCTACTGAGGAAAAACATCTGCGAGGGGAACTACACTTTCTTAGAACCATGGTGGAACGAGATTAGCATTGACGCGAAAAGATGCGTTTCCCGTCTACTGGAGGTCGACCCGGCGAGAAGGTATGATGTCGATGACTTGCTCAACGACCCATGgctgaacagcagcaactaCGACGCTCAAGCACCATGCGAGGATGACCTAGAAACCATAATGGGCCCCCCATCTGTATCGCTGCATTCCAACGATACGACAACCACACCAGTCCCAAGTGTCAGCCGAGCAGATAGAACTACAATGCTCCACAATGCATTCGTCCAAAGCAACGACGTTCAAAGATCGAGAGACGATAAACGCCAGGTCATACTAGACACTGGCATGATTGCCCCCGCAACACAGCAAACAAGACAGTATATTGGCGAGCAGAGGTTTCAACAGAACGGTGTATCCAATTTTCTGGGTCTTAACTTACAAGGTTCCAGTCTCTGGAGGAAGAGAAACCACGGTATCGCTAACCAAATGAGGCATTCCCCATTGGATAATCAGTTCACATGCTAG
- the AMS1 gene encoding alpha-mannosidase (similar to Saccharomyces cerevisiae AMS1 (YGL156W); ancestral locus Anc_2.311) encodes MSGYQRITYDPQFKPVRNIYEDRLRQFISKGGDYADLNLPRFYDKERISLDQKHVNVSWYQVPFEEGSNPVSPDKRPSWSSVIEGERKGKLEFKKAHIGQPFGPSWSTTWFKVELRVPSKWVHSGEQLIFEWNCNNEGVVIDPDTLLPATAFSGGERKEYLLPKSNSGEYCFFIEAGNNGMFGCGDGSDINPPDNNRFFHLDSADLVWPDKEARALYIDFWMLGDAARELPDDTWQKQRARQVANEVMDMFDYRDRASVKKCREFLKEAYFDQFLDSPEVYYKGDSQQITSVYSIGNCHIDTAWLWPFAETKRKIVRSWASQCTLMDEYPEYQFAASQAQQFKWLLKYHPDFFNKVLIPKVQQSQFIPVGGSWVENDTNIPCGESLARQFLYGQRFYLRHFGCKSDIFWLPDTFGYSSQVPQICQLSGIDKFVTQKLSWNNINSFPHSTFNWAGLDGSQLLTHMPPGNTYTADSHFGDVLRTAKQNKTSEAYPSGLMMYGKGDGGGGPTREMLEKMRRIRSMSNKNGNVIPKLNVGKSVDDFYADILAKTDNGCKLPTWEGELYFEFHRGTYTTHAELKKLMRFSEIAIHDLEWLATKASVLFPKHCKYPINEINELWEDVLLCQFHDVLPGTCIEMVYKYEAVPMLKEVLKKCALLQAEVLKALNKVGTTDNNTYITTLPWAYPELTLQNTRGHEARIGEDKDSYVLSNSKLQVTICKETGVIVSVLDVLTNAEYIDIKNGRNKAGANQFVLFDDKPLSWQAWDTELYSVNQYKNVTNVKNIKVKSNDAKCCSIEVVFSISDDCEVTTEISLNAVSAESRELSRVDITTNVTNWNLRNQFLKVEFPVNVRSEYASYETQFGVTRRPTHYNTSWDVAKFEVCCHKFADYSDFSKGVSILNDSKYGFSTHGNLMRLSLLRSSKAPDAHADMGSHTIKYAIYPHRNGLSAKTVRSAHDFNLAHRYKVPMAVATKFDHLLSISGDENVILSNIKRGEDDKALNSEYSLKPREETSIIVRVYESLGGEAHATLKLNLPLHKVLKVDNLESKVLVPLEVSKEGLVPIHLRPFEIATYKFIF; translated from the coding sequence ATGTCCGGATACCAGAGAATTACTTATGATCCACAATTTAAACCTGTAAGGAACATTTACGAGGACAGGTTGAGACAGTTTATTAGCAAAGGTGGCGATTATGCAGATTTGAACTTGCCCAGATTCTACGATAAGGAGAGAATTTCGTTAGATCAGAAGCATGTCAATGTCTCTTGGTACCAGGTTCCATTTGAGGAGGGGAGTAATCCAGTGTCTCCAGATAAAAGGCCCTCTTGGTCTTCAGTTATTGAAGGTGAGAGAAAAGGGAAACTAGAATTTAAGAAGGCCCACATTGGCCAACCATTTGGGCCGAGCTGGTCAACAACGTGGTTCAAGGTCGAATTGAGGGTCCCCTCGAAATGGGTACACTCCGGTGAGCAATTGATCTTTGAATGGAATTGTAACAACGAGGGCGTTGTCATTGACCCAGACACCCTCCTACCTGCAACTGCGTTCTCCGGTGGTGAGAGGAAGGAGTATCTGCTACCTAAGAGTAACTCTGGAGAATATTGTTTTTTCATTGAGGCAGGAAACAATGGGATGTTTGGTTGCGGGGATGGGTCTGATATCAATCCGCCTGATAATAACAGATTTTTCCATTTAGACAGTGCAGATCTTGTCTGGCCTGATAAAGAAGCTCGTGCACTGTACATTGATTTTTGGATGTTAGGTGATGCTGCCAGAGAATTACCTGATGATACCTGGCAAAAACAAAGGGCTAGACAAGTGGCTAACGAAGTGATGGACATGTTTGATTACCGGGACAGAGCTAGTGTCAAAAAATGCCGGgaatttttaaaagaagCCTATTTTGACCAGTTTCTAGACTCTCCAGAGGTATACTACAAGGGAGATTCTCAACAGATTACCTCAGTTTATAGTATCGGTAACTGTCACATCGACACCGCCTGGTTATGGCCTTTTGCAGAAACGAAAAGAAAGATCGTGAGATCCTGGGCCTCCCAATGTACTTTAATGGACGAGTATCCTGAATATCAATTTGCTGCCTCCCAGGCGCAGCAATTTAAATGGCTTTTAAAATATCATCCagatttcttcaataaaGTGCTTATCCCAAAGGTACAGCAGTCCCAATTCATCCCCGTTGGTGGCTCTTGGGTCGAAAATGACACTAACATTCCCTGTGGTGAGTCCTTAGCAAGACAATTCTTGTACGGTCAAAGATTTTATTTACGTCATTTTGGCTGCAAATCGGACATATTTTGGCTTCCTGACACCTTTGGTTACTCGTCTCAAGTTCCTCAGATATGCCAACTATCTGGCATAGACAAATTCGTGACCCAAAAGCTTTCTTggaacaacatcaacagcTTCCCACACTCAACCTTCAATTGGGCTGGTCTTGACGGGTCACAGCTTTTGACACATATGCCCCCTGGAAACACGTACACTGCAGACTCTCATTTCGGTGACGTTCTAAGAACCGccaaacagaacaaaacaAGCGAAGCTTACCCATCGGGCCTGATGATGTACGGGAAAGGTGacggtggtggtggtccGACACGCGAGATGCTGGAAAAAATGAGGAGAATCAGGTCGATGAGCAACAAAAACGGAAATGTTATTCCCAAATTAAACGTAGGGAAGTCTGTTGATGATTTCTACGCAGACATTTTGGCAAAAACGGACAATGGCTGCAAACTACCTACTTGGGAGGGTGAACTGTATTTTGAATTCCACAGGGGAACCTATACTACCCATGCTGAATTAAAGAAGTTGATGAGATTTTCCGAAATTGCAATTCACGATCTCGAATGGTTAGCCACAAAAGCCTCTGTGCTATTCCCTAAACACTGCAAATACCCAATCAACGAGATTAATGAACTGTGGGAAGACGTATTGTTATGTCAGTTCCACGATGTTTTACCTGGAACTTGCATTGAAATGGTATATAAGTATGAAGCCGTGCCAATGTTGAAGGAagtcttgaagaaatgtgCCTTACTACAGGCTGAAGTTTTGAAGGCACTAAACAAAGTCGGCACCACAGATAATAACACTTACATTACAACCTTACCATGGGCATATCCAGAGTTAACCTTGCAGAACACTAGAGGTCATGAGGCGAGAATTGGGGAGGACAAAGACTCTTACGTTTTATCGAACAGCAAGCTGCAAGTCACTATCTGCAAAGAGACCGGTGTTATTGTCAGCGTACTAGACGTATTAACCAATGCCGAGTATATCGATATAAAGAATGGGAGAAACAAAGCTGGAGCTAATCAATTTGTTTTGTTCGATGATAAACCTCTAAGCTGGCAGGCCTGGGATACAGAATTATACTCTGTGAACCAATATAAAAATGTTACCAAcgtgaaaaatatcaaagtaAAATCAAACGATGCCAAATGCTGTTCAATCGAAGTGGTATTCTCTATATCCGATGATTGCGAGGTAACAACGGAGATTTCATTGAATGCTGTCTCCGCCGAATCTCGCGAATTGAGCAGGGTCGATATTACGACTAATGTTACCAATTGGAATCTGAGAAAtcagtttttgaaggttgAATTCCCTGTGAATGTTCGCAGTGAATATGCTTCCTATGAAACACAATTTGGGGTAACAAGAAGACCAACACACTATAACACCTCTTGGGATGTGGCAAAGTTTGAAGTTTGTTGCCATAAATTTGCCGATTACTCTGATTTCAGTAAGGGTGTTTCTATCTTGAATGACAGCAAGTATGGGTTTTCTACACACGGCAACCTAATGAGACTATCGCTACTACGTTCTTCGAAGGCCCCTGATGCCCATGCCGACATGGGCTCGCATACAATCAAGTACGCTATTTATCCCCACCGCAATGGCCTATCAGCAAAAACAGTGAGGTCAGCCCATGATTTCAATCTGGCCCACAGGTACAAGGTACCAATGGCAGTAGCAACTAAGTTTGACCATTtactttccatttctgGCGATGAAAATGTTATTCTTTCCAACATAAAAAGAGGCGAAGACGATAAGGCATTGAACTCAGAATATAGTTTGAAACCAAGGGAGGAAACCAGCATTATTGTAAGGGTGTATGAATCCTTGGGAGGGGAGGCTCATGCTACCCTCAAATTGAACTTGCCTTTACACAAAGTGCTAAAAGTCGATAACCTAGAATCCAAGGTTCTTGTGCCGTTGGAAGTTTCCAAGGAGGGGCTGGTTCCGATCCACCTGAGACCATTCGAGATAGCCACTTAcaagtttattttttaa
- the CDC43 gene encoding protein geranylgeranyltransferase type I subunit CDC43 (similar to Saccharomyces cerevisiae CDC43 (YGL155W); ancestral locus Anc_2.312) translates to MVNVSRGNWPMDQGQRKLVKFLERHLGLLPVTQEGNDVNKLAIVFYSLESLSALDELVCKKYHPYKSWLLKHYTTWVDADGRELGGFVGSLNLVIPGVNSLSLANTLFALVCLLTLCESYEEFENTVAPLRKPIIKFIKCCQLKSNGAFVSVLNYQSSEPSPVDHHDLRFCYIAVSILYLLGDRSISDFQRHINVGKLMEYIMAQRCDVGGFGEFGEPHAGYTSCALSALKLLGQLDQLPNTYKEETIFWLLSRQTSGEGCEFLQEGKNENYDALDHGGFQGRENKFADTCYVFWCLNSLQCLTPEWTQFTRTDLARSFLQSRTQNSVVGGFSKNDEDDPDLYHTCLAIAGLRLTEGKFNGELCIPLALSDKFRL, encoded by the coding sequence ATGGTGAACGTCTCGAGGGGGAATTGGCCGATGGACCAGGGTCAGAGAAAGCTTGTCAAGTTTTTAGAAAGACATCTAGGGTTGTTACCGGTAACACAAGAGGGGAATGATGTCAATAAGCTAGCAATTGTATTTTATTCTCTAGAATCATTATCCGCTTTAGACGAGCTTGTCTGCAAAAAGTACCATCCCTATAAGAGCTGGTTGCTTAAACATTACACAACGTGGGTCGATGCCGATGGAAGGGAGCTAGGTGGATTTGTAGGTAGCTTGAACCTGGTTATACCTGGTGTCAATTCACTTAGCCTGGCGAACACGCTTTTTGCCTTGGTGTGCCTGTTAACGTTATGTGAAAGTTACGAAGAGTTTGAAAATACCGTAGCTCCTCTGCGAAAGCCGATAATCAAATTTATCAAGTGTTGCCAATTGAAATCTAATGGTGCGTTTGTGTCTGTTCTGAATTATCAGAGCTCTGAGCCTTCCCCAGTTGACCATCACGACTTACGCTTTTGTTACATTGCAGTATCCATATTATATCTGCTTGGTGATCGTTCAATATCAGATTTCCAGCGACACATCAATGTTGGAAAGCTTATGGAATATATAATGGCACAGAGATGCGATGTTGGAGGGTTTGGAGAGTTTGGCGAACCGCACGCGGGCTATACATCTTGTGCCCTTTCTGCGCTCAAATTACTGGGCCAGTTGGACCAACTGCCAAATACGTACAAGGAGGAGACTATTTTTTGGCTTCTCTCAAGGCAGACATCAGGAGAAGGGTGCGAGTTTTTACAAGAGGGAAAGAATGAGAACTATGACGCACTGGATCACGGTGGCTTTCAAGGCCGAGAAAATAAGTTTGCCGATACTTGCTACGTATTCTGGTGCTTGAATTCTCTGCAATGTTTGACACCGGAGTGGACACAGTTCACTCGGACGGATCTTGCCCGCTCGTTTCTACAGTCGAGGACCCAGAACAGTGTTGTTGGAGGTTTTAGcaagaacgacgaggatgatCCCGACCTGTATCACACTTGCTTAGCTATTGCTGGCTTAAGACTCACAGAGGGCAAGTTTAATGGGGAGCTATGTATTCCATTAGCCTTGTCAGATAAGTTTCGACTCTAA
- the LYS5 gene encoding holo-[acyl-carrier-protein] synthase (similar to Saccharomyces cerevisiae LYS5 (YGL154C); ancestral locus Anc_2.314), with amino-acid sequence MITGGSILVLDVETAGLRDDFVFETAMRLLPLSWQTGILRKRARCDQNKALCNRLLQIYGCLLYSNCSSYDALQFGRGPWGKPFLINELVDKKLAFSMTNGDKYVAMYVACCPKNIGNFEVGIDIASPADLKTPNEVELYRDIFTEEEYGYVASPLGNIHEKFAFYWSLKECYTKYIGNGLNSDLKQIDFGIVDMHLKTFRKCINPDRPVIYHTIWIDHRREVISVCCDDVDLQLCLETPRLVTVSFDEVLKVLGLNAYA; translated from the coding sequence ATGATAACTGGGGGTTCGATATTGGTGCTAGATGTCGAGACCGCTGGGCTACGCGATGACTTCGTCTTTGAAACGGCAATGAGGTTGCTGCCATTGTCGTGGCAGACGGGCATTCTGCGGAAGAGGGCACGGTGTGATCAGAACAAAGCACTGTGCAATAGGCTATTACAGATATACGGCTGTTTGTTGTACTCGAACTGTTCTAGCTACGATGCGCTACAATTCGGTAGAGGGCCTTGGGGCAAACCCTTTCTGATAAACGAGCTTGTAGATAAGAAATTGGCGTTTAGCATGACCAACGGCGATAAGTACGTGGCAATGTACGTGGCATGTTGTCCCAAAAATATCGGgaactttgaagttggtATCGATATTGCGTCACCTGCGGACCTCAAGACGCCGAATGAAGTAGAACTGTACCGGGACATATTTACGGAAGAAGAGTACGGTTACGTGGCAAGCCCTCTCGGGAACATCCATGAGAAGTTTGCCTTTTATTGGTCATTGAAGGAATGCTACACGAAATACATTGGCAACGGTCTGAACTCTGACTTGAAGCAGATCGATTTTGGTATCGTAGACATGCATCTAAAGACATTCCGGAAGTGTATAAATCCAGACAGGCCCGTTATCTACCACACCATATGGATCGACCATCGCAGAGAGGTCATCAGTGTATGTTGTGACGATGTGGACCTCCAATTGTGTCTAGAGACTCCTCGATTAGTTACTGTATCTTTTGATGAAGTGCTAAAGGTCCTTGGATTAAACGCATACGCATAA
- the PEX14 gene encoding Pex14p (similar to Saccharomyces cerevisiae PEX14 (YGL153W); ancestral locus Anc_2.315), which yields MLPGSGDGKDASGFTGTTPAALIQSAVAFLNDPQVKNAPLNKKIEFLQTKGLDEAHIETALAEARKGTPQLPTDSDKYVYETLPPPPLPQRDWKDYFVMATVTAGLFYGVYEMTRRYVIPSILPESKSKLEQDKDEIKEQFDKVQKLLDGIEQEQSEFKEQERRKLDELDDTIGLLQTSLEDSTRAREKMDDDFRLLKSEMTGLQSEIDKFVSNNGSVKELKKINEELLSLKNLIKSSSTIPKMDSPRPSPTQEDSNPSAKQVTSMDDLLRQGSKTPLGNGGGVPGVDAIPSASELLSKMSFGDKGETADAHTSVPAWKQAREQNPQITDHSLPAWQRDNAQNEGNKTEVPFWQRALEDTQEQQSNELDGMAS from the coding sequence ATGTTACCTGGAAGCGGCGACGGGAAGGATGCAAGCGGATTTACAGGTACAACGCCTGCCGCCTTGATACAGTCGGCGGTTGCATTTCTGAACGACCCTCAGGTCAAGAACGCTCCcctgaacaagaagattgAGTTTCTACAAACGAAGGGTCTGGACGAGGCACATATCGAGACTGCCCTTGCTGAGGCACGCAAGGGGACTCCACAGTTGCCAACAGATTCGGATAAATACGTGTATGAGACTCTGCCTCCCCCGCCGTTGCCACAACGGGACTGGAAGGATTATTTTGTTATGGCTACTGTCACAGCAGGGTTGTTTTACGGTGTTTATGAGATGACGAGGCGGTACGTGATCCCCAGTATCTTGCCCGAATCGAAATCCAAATTGGAGCAGGATAAAGACGAGATCAAAGAACAGTTCGACAAAgtgcagaaactgctggaTGGTATCGAGCAAGAACAAAGCGAATTCAAGGAACaagagaggaggaaactGGATGAACTGGATGATACTATCGGTCTTTTGCAAACGTCACTGGAGGATAGTACACGGGCCCGTGAAAAGATGGATGACGACTTCAGGTTGCTGAAGTCGGAGATGACCGGCTTGCAATCTGAGATTGACAAGTTTGTGTCGAATAATGGCAGCGTGaaggagttgaagaagattaACGAGGAGCTATTATCACTCAAGAACCTGATAAAGAGCTCGTCCACAATCCCCAAGATGGACTCACCGCGCCCGAGCCCAACTCAAGAGGACTCCAATCCGTCTGCAAAACAGGTAACATCAATGGATGATCTGTTACGTCAGGGAAGTAAGACTCCTCTCGGGAATGGCGGTGGTGTGCCTGGCGTCGATGCGATCCCATCTGCTTCCGAGCTTTTGTCGAAGATGAGTTTTGGGGACAAGGGCGAAACTGCAGACGCACATACAAGCGTTCCAGCATGGAAGCAGGCCAGAGAACAGAATCCACAGATCACGGATCACTCTCTCCCAGCTTGGCAAAGAGACAATGCTCAAAATGAGGGCAACAAGACCGAGGTTCCATTTTGGCAAAGAGCGCTAGAGGATACCCAGGAGCAGCAGAGCAACGAATTGGACGGTATGGCGTCCTGA